In one Acomys russatus chromosome X, mAcoRus1.1, whole genome shotgun sequence genomic region, the following are encoded:
- the LOC127185430 gene encoding 60S ribosomal protein L29-like, whose product MCFAKKHNKKVLMKMQANNAKSMSARAEAIKALVKPKAIKPKISKGPSPKLSHLPFITHPKPGKQTQSYIAKGHRLCQSMPKVQIKEEAYSPGFSPSSGSKRCLSSCEGPIEKASTNVKTD is encoded by the coding sequence ATgtgctttgccaagaagcacaacaaAAAAGTCCTGatgaagatgcaggcaaacaatgCAAAGTCAATGAGTGCACGTGCAGAGGCCATTAAGGcccttgtgaagcctaaggccATTAAGCCCAAGATATCAAAGGGCCCCAGCCCCAAACTCAGCCATCTTCCTTTCATCACTCATCCCAAGCCTGGGAAACAGACTCAAAGTTACATAGCCAAGGGTCATAGGCTCTGCCAATCAATGCCCAAGGTTCAAATCAAGGAAGAGGCCTACAGCCCAGGCttcagccccagctcaggctccaaaAGGTGCCTGAGCTCCTGTGAAGGccccatagaaaaggcttctACCAATGTGAAGACAGATTGA